From the Desulfovibrio sp. JC010 genome, one window contains:
- the lgt gene encoding prolipoprotein diacylglyceryl transferase has translation MIVLPEFDTTAFRIGPLKANWYGLMYMIGFAIAWTLGRYRASKPTNNWTGQQVDDLITWLIVGLVVGARLGYCLIYEPAYFLAHPVDIFAVWKGGMSFHGGAAGVAIVAWRFAKSTNRTTLDVGDFLVPLAPLGLLCGRMGNFINGELWGRATDVPWGMVFPSPRAGGVPRHPSQLYEGALEGLLLFLILWFWSSRPRQRGTTTGIFLMGYGFFRAFVEFFRQPDPQLGFIAFGWLTMGQLLCVPMILAGLALFVWGLKKGPIPPAAEAG, from the coding sequence ATGATTGTATTGCCGGAATTTGATACTACAGCTTTCAGAATAGGACCTCTCAAGGCCAACTGGTACGGTCTGATGTATATGATCGGTTTTGCCATTGCATGGACACTGGGCCGTTACCGGGCATCCAAACCGACCAATAACTGGACCGGGCAGCAGGTGGATGATCTTATCACCTGGCTCATTGTCGGTCTGGTCGTCGGTGCGCGGCTGGGCTATTGCCTGATTTATGAACCGGCATACTTTCTGGCCCATCCGGTGGATATTTTTGCGGTCTGGAAGGGCGGCATGTCTTTCCACGGCGGTGCTGCGGGTGTTGCCATAGTTGCATGGCGATTTGCCAAATCCACCAACAGGACCACCCTTGATGTGGGTGATTTCCTTGTGCCGCTGGCTCCGCTGGGATTGCTCTGCGGGCGCATGGGCAACTTCATCAACGGTGAACTATGGGGCCGGGCCACCGATGTCCCTTGGGGCATGGTTTTTCCCAGTCCCCGTGCAGGTGGCGTACCCAGACATCCTTCCCAGCTTTATGAAGGAGCACTGGAAGGGCTGTTGCTTTTCCTGATCCTCTGGTTCTGGTCATCCAGGCCCCGCCAGCGCGGAACCACTACCGGTATATTTCTCATGGGCTACGGCTTTTTCAGGGCCTTTGTGGAATTCTTCCGCCAGCCGGACCCCCAGCTCGGCTTTATCGCTTTCGGCTGGCTGACCATGGGGCAGCTGCTCTGTGTACCCATGATTCTGGCAGGCCTTGCCCTTTTTGTCTGGGGGCTGAAAAAAGGTCCCATCCCGCCTGCTGCTGAAGCTGGCTGA
- the traT gene encoding complement resistance protein TraT — MNKKQILIITTVAILTALMLMSGCRSKQRMGMVREQKTGLLYGSMTNGNLMADPSQFDTPVLKLTIRNTSGDPAINLKALRKTFADAYEDKGYKVVKTGQYSLHLDINLRYSGQISQNMVDEISLWGGTGGAYMGASLGQNLDSLVLGSASGAALGAIIGQYMTQDTYIMVADVMLGIVDKYARKRKAIVQFGDTQIKWEDEEDGFTAYRSRDRIKVAVYAGGDNTPQSKIVRGVTLRFKRILQDII; from the coding sequence ATGAACAAAAAGCAAATCTTAATCATAACAACAGTGGCAATCCTCACGGCACTGATGCTTATGTCCGGGTGTCGCAGCAAGCAACGCATGGGCATGGTTCGTGAACAAAAGACAGGTTTACTCTACGGCTCCATGACCAACGGCAACCTTATGGCCGATCCTTCACAATTTGATACTCCGGTGCTCAAGCTGACCATTCGCAATACTTCCGGGGACCCGGCGATAAACCTTAAGGCCCTGCGTAAAACATTTGCCGACGCCTACGAGGACAAAGGCTACAAAGTCGTTAAAACTGGACAATACTCTCTACACTTGGATATCAACCTGCGCTATTCCGGTCAGATATCCCAGAATATGGTCGACGAAATCAGCCTCTGGGGCGGCACAGGCGGAGCCTACATGGGTGCCAGCTTGGGCCAAAATCTCGATTCCCTAGTACTTGGTTCCGCATCTGGAGCAGCCCTTGGAGCCATTATCGGACAGTACATGACACAGGATACATACATCATGGTTGCGGACGTGATGCTCGGAATCGTAGATAAATATGCCAGAAAGCGTAAAGCTATCGTCCAGTTCGGTGATACCCAGATCAAATGGGAAGATGAGGAGGACGGGTTCACAGCCTACCGTTCACGAGACCGCATAAAAGTTGCCGTTTATGCCGGCGGGGATAATACCCCGCAAAGCAAAATCGTGCGCGGAGTGACCTTGAGATTTAAGAGAATTTTGCAGGATATAATTTAA
- a CDS encoding serine protease — MNRRMIGLCLLILLITICGCRAGRSLKTNIKETVISSQPEDKFTRAVDRNKFSEAEQIWLDNQDYFLAKPKAMDEITKAASNLKKRYRPKISAATTNILSIHWPEKSAKWTLIRLKLDNARALVDEIESLAILNDLGQTPPRLAKLKSKLHEKESKIHADALAQFKKYPLKTGPNFFSIYPVKLDEAKFLKSQAALLERTVGSANGKDVPHMIKEYGDVIPAETLRNMEGQYFRELLKKESKGRKPSFRTVIKTMKEAQRQGFPVTEVPDCKIAFVRVTSKTLLHEHGIEFGLGFDVDLPMETETLAKTSMFNSKTAKDADVVILINEVVSRIDRKTFRPKSYRSKNILGYQEGYNHAYDQAQLRLEQLKLKRQELNNRNNSHILGWFGANDITSAAHMAAIEEQKYNEAVANATSIPRMIDKPIYEKYSFSVVPLRTTKVASVQYIIIDRKSRTYFTDFFDIVQEKNFKIAYGIRPDDPDKLAYTKRFNTDKEVRGWEKKVVPIRLSDMLNYYLDHKGKDKKYRNMASIQKTIINDRNKALASFYSDKYKSDTGNDPRFDSTVMVLGPDRRSYGSGFFCNQQHYLD; from the coding sequence TTGAATAGAAGAATGATAGGGCTGTGCCTGTTAATACTGCTGATTACCATCTGCGGATGCCGGGCCGGACGATCCCTAAAAACAAATATCAAAGAAACTGTAATTTCATCCCAGCCGGAGGATAAATTCACCCGGGCAGTGGACCGCAATAAATTCTCTGAGGCGGAACAGATCTGGCTTGATAATCAGGACTATTTTCTGGCAAAGCCGAAGGCAATGGATGAGATAACCAAAGCGGCTTCCAATCTTAAAAAACGTTACCGCCCGAAAATTTCCGCAGCTACAACAAACATCCTTTCCATCCATTGGCCTGAAAAATCCGCTAAGTGGACTTTGATCCGCCTCAAGCTGGATAATGCGCGTGCACTTGTGGATGAAATTGAATCCCTCGCCATCCTAAACGATCTCGGCCAGACACCTCCCCGTCTGGCAAAACTGAAAAGCAAGCTCCACGAAAAAGAATCAAAAATCCACGCCGATGCGCTGGCCCAGTTCAAGAAATATCCCCTTAAAACCGGGCCGAATTTTTTTTCCATCTATCCCGTAAAACTGGACGAGGCCAAATTCCTCAAGTCGCAGGCCGCCCTGCTGGAGCGCACTGTAGGTTCCGCCAACGGTAAAGACGTGCCGCACATGATCAAGGAATACGGGGATGTGATCCCCGCTGAGACCCTGCGCAACATGGAAGGCCAATACTTCCGCGAGCTGCTCAAGAAAGAATCCAAGGGCAGAAAGCCGTCCTTCCGCACAGTTATAAAAACCATGAAGGAAGCCCAGAGACAGGGCTTCCCGGTTACCGAAGTACCGGACTGCAAAATCGCCTTTGTGCGCGTGACCAGCAAAACTCTGCTGCATGAACATGGCATTGAATTCGGTCTGGGATTTGACGTGGACCTGCCTATGGAGACCGAGACACTGGCAAAGACTTCCATGTTCAATTCCAAGACAGCCAAGGACGCGGATGTGGTCATCCTGATCAACGAAGTGGTATCCAGAATCGACCGAAAGACTTTCCGTCCCAAATCATACCGAAGTAAAAATATTCTCGGATATCAGGAAGGATACAACCATGCCTACGATCAGGCCCAGCTGCGTCTTGAACAGCTTAAACTGAAACGGCAGGAACTGAACAACCGCAACAACTCCCACATTCTGGGCTGGTTCGGGGCTAACGACATCACCTCCGCCGCCCACATGGCTGCAATAGAAGAACAAAAATACAATGAAGCAGTTGCCAATGCCACCAGCATCCCGCGTATGATCGACAAGCCCATCTATGAAAAATACAGCTTCAGTGTTGTGCCGCTGCGAACAACCAAAGTAGCCTCGGTACAGTACATAATTATCGACCGTAAATCACGCACATACTTCACGGACTTCTTTGATATTGTTCAGGAAAAGAACTTTAAAATCGCATATGGGATTCGACCGGATGACCCGGACAAACTAGCCTATACCAAACGTTTCAATACGGACAAGGAAGTCCGGGGCTGGGAGAAAAAGGTTGTTCCCATACGCCTTTCCGACATGCTCAACTATTATCTGGACCACAAGGGAAAAGATAAAAAGTACCGCAACATGGCCAGCATTCAAAAAACAATTATTAATGATCGCAACAAAGCATTAGCGTCATTTTATAGCGATAAATATAAATCCGATACCGGCAATGATCCTCGTTTTGATTCCACAGTCATGGTTCTAGGGCCGGATCGCAGGTCATATGGTAGCGGTTTTTTTTGTAACCAGCAACATTATCTTGACTAA
- a CDS encoding FecR domain-containing protein, with protein MSPETAAHNAIGVILTVHGEVMLKSSEGLRVAESGSSVFQGDELITGTDGQVEVRFVDDTLLSQGSESSILFDDFIYDETDKSSSDLFFKMGAGTFRMVTGKIAEQNPERFKLGSPLATIGIRGTVTVHEIGSDGEKHGVEDIHSGRALLVQSIDGSLRQISSPLALVDIASSGLMGTVRPMTVDEFNQFQSIAPAAREQEQEIEDVQSGEQQEQQDGEDLQGEVGGEPDADALGSGGVLSAGSGVFAGVNIVDSSLLAVAEQVFEALAEGDVETAVQLLEAIDEIQEDLLATDGTTESTDPLDDGSSTDTDDEEITELVEGGDDEPEQTEDETSSGSERGDGIVWDYGTDDADNLAGDSQVNYIDGKGGNDTIDGKQGNDSLIGGLGDDTIYGGNGNDTIDGGDGSDTIYGGQNVDYILGGAGDDLIYGGQNGDDMYGGDGNDTVSYEGGSAIQVDLAAGTVSGGSNTDTLNSIENIIGTDNNDVLKGCSGSNSLSGGDGNDTLTGAGGADYLSGGAGNDTFTYNSAAEGGDTITGFVSADDGFYFSSSFDSGFTFINVTPGVGNSYDGITGTTTATAYFVFDSDNDQLWYDPNGNESNTGHSLIATVSGADVYASDISVEILADG; from the coding sequence ATGTCCCCTGAAACTGCCGCTCATAACGCCATCGGCGTAATCCTCACAGTCCATGGTGAGGTTATGCTTAAGTCTTCTGAAGGCTTGAGAGTGGCAGAGTCCGGCTCTTCGGTTTTTCAGGGTGATGAACTTATTACCGGAACTGACGGACAGGTCGAAGTCCGTTTTGTTGATGATACTCTCCTTTCTCAGGGCTCAGAGTCCTCCATTCTTTTTGACGATTTTATTTACGATGAAACGGATAAATCTTCTTCGGACCTGTTCTTTAAAATGGGTGCCGGGACTTTTCGCATGGTCACCGGAAAGATTGCCGAACAGAATCCGGAACGTTTCAAGCTCGGTTCTCCTCTGGCTACCATCGGTATCCGCGGGACCGTAACTGTTCACGAAATCGGCTCTGACGGCGAAAAGCACGGTGTAGAAGATATCCACAGCGGCAGGGCTTTGCTGGTCCAGAGTATTGACGGCAGCCTCCGTCAGATCAGCTCACCTCTTGCATTGGTTGATATTGCAAGTTCGGGATTGATGGGTACAGTCAGGCCTATGACCGTTGATGAATTTAACCAGTTTCAGTCCATAGCTCCTGCTGCAAGGGAACAGGAGCAGGAAATCGAAGATGTGCAGAGTGGTGAACAACAGGAGCAGCAGGACGGTGAGGATCTGCAGGGCGAGGTCGGCGGGGAGCCGGATGCAGATGCTCTGGGGAGTGGGGGGGTGCTTTCAGCTGGGTCAGGAGTTTTTGCCGGGGTAAATATTGTGGATTCTAGTTTGCTGGCGGTGGCAGAGCAGGTGTTTGAAGCTCTGGCGGAAGGAGATGTAGAGACTGCTGTGCAATTGCTTGAGGCTATAGATGAAATTCAGGAAGATCTATTGGCCACTGACGGTACAACTGAATCCACCGACCCACTTGATGACGGTTCGTCAACAGATACTGACGATGAAGAAATTACTGAGCTTGTGGAAGGGGGTGACGATGAGCCGGAGCAAACCGAGGATGAAACATCGAGTGGATCTGAGCGTGGAGATGGTATTGTCTGGGATTACGGCACCGATGATGCCGATAATTTGGCCGGGGATTCACAGGTCAACTATATTGACGGTAAGGGCGGAAATGACACCATAGACGGCAAGCAGGGTAATGACAGCCTGATCGGTGGACTCGGTGACGATACCATCTACGGCGGCAACGGAAACGATACCATTGATGGCGGAGATGGCAGCGATACCATCTATGGCGGTCAGAATGTGGATTACATTTTGGGTGGTGCCGGTGATGATTTGATCTACGGTGGCCAGAACGGTGACGACATGTATGGCGGAGACGGCAATGACACTGTCTCATATGAAGGAGGCTCCGCAATTCAGGTGGACCTGGCAGCAGGAACAGTTTCAGGAGGATCCAATACCGATACCCTGAACAGTATCGAGAATATCATTGGTACCGATAATAACGATGTGCTCAAAGGTTGCAGCGGTTCTAATTCTTTGAGCGGTGGTGATGGCAACGATACCCTGACCGGAGCCGGGGGCGCGGACTACCTTTCCGGTGGTGCCGGAAATGATACCTTTACGTATAATTCCGCTGCAGAAGGCGGGGACACTATTACCGGATTTGTGAGTGCGGATGACGGGTTTTATTTTTCTTCATCTTTCGATTCAGGGTTTACCTTTATTAATGTCACTCCCGGAGTCGGCAATTCATATGACGGTATAACCGGGACGACCACTGCTACCGCTTATTTTGTTTTTGATTCAGATAATGATCAGCTCTGGTATGATCCTAACGGCAATGAGAGCAACACCGGGCATTCCCTGATCGCTACTGTTTCCGGTGCGGATGTTTATGCGAGTGATATCTCAGTTGAAATTCTTGCGGATGGGTGA
- a CDS encoding S1C family serine protease, giving the protein MVAVFFVTSNIILTNHHVVAGSSFVEIKMHNNMEAFGKVMAFDLYRDLALVKINAHGKPVRFYTKNSLPAGVTLEAIGHPEDLPFTITRGVFSAYRSIPSHHLPSRDIDVRYIQTDAAINRGNSGGPLFYKNKIVGVNSWKLGGPIIDNLAFAVHYSEVIKFLKQYGIKYRK; this is encoded by the coding sequence ATGGTAGCGGTTTTTTTTGTAACCAGCAACATTATCTTGACTAATCATCATGTGGTGGCAGGGAGTAGTTTTGTTGAAATAAAAATGCACAATAATATGGAAGCATTCGGTAAAGTAATGGCTTTTGATTTGTACCGGGACCTTGCATTGGTTAAAATTAATGCTCATGGAAAACCAGTACGATTTTACACTAAAAACAGCCTACCTGCCGGAGTAACCCTTGAAGCCATCGGGCACCCGGAAGATCTGCCTTTCACAATTACCCGTGGCGTATTCAGTGCCTACAGGTCGATACCAAGCCACCATCTACCTTCTAGAGATATTGACGTGCGTTATATTCAAACCGATGCAGCGATTAACCGTGGCAACTCGGGAGGCCCCCTGTTCTATAAAAACAAAATTGTAGGCGTTAACTCATGGAAGTTAGGAGGTCCAATAATCGACAACCTCGCCTTCGCCGTCCATTACTCAGAAGTGATCAAATTTCTCAAACAATATGGAATAAAATATCGCAAGTAA
- a CDS encoding FecR domain-containing protein: MPEQPNSIGVVTAAEGEVFAKSDSGMRALEPGSEIYQGEDLVTGSGGNVEVRFMDDTLLSQGADSTISLDDYVFDPSGAESPDLMFKMAQGTFRVVTGKIAEQNPERFKLGSPLATIGIRGTVVVSEISPGGEKIGVEDIHGGKALLVQGLDGSIRMIASPLGMVDISASGLLGDVRPMSMQELNSFRSIAPASIRQEQEIQQQRQEEQQDTPDDPAQDGDQGQDDPGGGDPGGPGGEPEGGGVFGAGGVIDPGGGVVLGQQGVLGPPMPSEQPVSGDPGGELRGVQESGNGQAGGQRDVPKKLDEPLDPVEPQQATTTGDDTSSSDSGSDTTSGGGSGGDVVTYVGTSANDTLTGTERAETFWGYGGDDTIEAMCGNDTLYGGEGDDTLYGGHGSDTLDGGAGTDTIYGGTDSGIDFVDYSGETAAVTVYLGGNEGSVTGSGATDKIYDVEGIIGGSGDDHMTGDNNSNTFIGGLGDDTFSGNDGVDTVDYRSWTEGIEVIWGGGGVNITVDGSTESDEIYSIERILGSAGNDTITGNSTDNTIGGGDGSDSLCGGAGTDFLDYSWVDNGTGVTVYGYYTEDSVTHSGDKDTVSSFNGVIGSDYGDVINGDAENGSASTTIFAGSGDDIVNGHWEGHNYIYGQAGDDVLTGGGNSDTLEGGIGRDTLEGGDGADKFYYASVSDITGASNIDKVTDFDRSQGDRFEFSLANFTKDGFASVDGYSGTLSGGETGSYFIWDNTNKQLIYDADVESDGYEVVADVDGLQGMFESDIELIGGGGP; encoded by the coding sequence ATGCCCGAACAACCGAATTCAATAGGTGTCGTAACCGCTGCTGAAGGCGAGGTGTTCGCAAAATCCGATTCCGGAATGCGTGCCCTTGAGCCGGGCAGTGAGATTTATCAGGGCGAAGATCTGGTCACCGGATCAGGTGGTAATGTTGAAGTTCGTTTTATGGACGATACCCTGCTTTCTCAGGGTGCTGATTCGACTATCTCCCTTGATGATTATGTTTTCGACCCTTCCGGTGCGGAAAGTCCTGACCTGATGTTTAAGATGGCTCAGGGTACTTTTCGCGTGGTGACCGGAAAGATTGCCGAGCAGAACCCGGAACGGTTCAAGCTGGGCTCTCCTCTTGCGACCATCGGAATTCGCGGCACCGTCGTGGTAAGCGAAATCTCCCCCGGCGGCGAGAAGATCGGGGTTGAGGATATTCATGGCGGTAAGGCCCTGCTTGTACAGGGGCTTGACGGGTCCATACGTATGATTGCTTCCCCGTTGGGTATGGTTGATATTTCAGCTTCCGGGTTGTTGGGCGATGTGCGTCCCATGAGCATGCAGGAACTTAATTCCTTCCGCTCCATTGCCCCGGCTTCAATCCGGCAGGAACAGGAAATCCAGCAGCAGCGGCAGGAAGAACAACAGGATACCCCTGATGATCCCGCACAGGATGGCGATCAGGGACAAGATGATCCCGGCGGCGGCGATCCGGGCGGTCCCGGCGGCGAACCAGAAGGTGGCGGAGTTTTTGGTGCTGGAGGGGTCATTGATCCCGGCGGCGGAGTTGTCTTAGGGCAACAGGGGGTTCTCGGTCCTCCAATGCCCAGCGAGCAGCCTGTTTCAGGAGACCCCGGAGGAGAACTCAGGGGAGTTCAGGAGAGTGGCAATGGGCAAGCTGGCGGTCAGCGGGATGTCCCCAAAAAACTAGATGAGCCTCTTGATCCTGTAGAACCTCAGCAAGCCACAACAACCGGAGATGACACCTCCAGCAGTGATTCCGGCAGCGATACCACCTCCGGCGGAGGTTCGGGCGGTGATGTTGTTACTTATGTAGGTACTTCCGCTAACGATACCCTGACAGGAACTGAACGGGCGGAAACTTTCTGGGGTTATGGCGGGGACGATACCATTGAAGCCATGTGCGGCAACGATACTTTGTACGGCGGTGAAGGGGACGATACCCTTTACGGCGGGCACGGCAGCGACACCCTTGATGGTGGCGCGGGCACCGACACTATTTACGGCGGCACTGACAGCGGTATCGATTTCGTGGATTATTCCGGCGAGACTGCAGCTGTAACAGTTTATCTAGGTGGTAACGAAGGCAGTGTCACCGGCAGTGGTGCTACAGATAAAATTTATGACGTCGAAGGTATTATCGGCGGTTCCGGTGATGACCACATGACCGGGGATAACAACAGTAATACTTTTATCGGCGGTCTTGGAGACGATACTTTTTCCGGTAACGACGGCGTGGATACTGTTGATTACCGTTCATGGACCGAGGGTATAGAAGTCATCTGGGGAGGTGGCGGAGTTAATATTACTGTCGACGGTTCAACTGAGTCGGATGAGATTTACAGTATCGAAAGGATTCTCGGCAGTGCCGGTAATGATACCATTACTGGAAACAGCACTGACAATACCATCGGTGGTGGAGATGGCAGTGACAGTCTTTGCGGTGGGGCCGGGACCGATTTTCTGGACTACAGCTGGGTAGACAATGGGACTGGAGTAACTGTTTACGGGTATTACACTGAAGATTCGGTTACCCATTCCGGTGATAAAGATACTGTCAGCAGTTTTAACGGAGTTATAGGTTCGGATTACGGTGATGTGATCAACGGCGATGCAGAAAACGGCAGCGCCTCTACTACGATTTTTGCCGGTAGCGGTGATGACATTGTCAATGGACATTGGGAAGGCCATAATTATATCTATGGTCAGGCTGGTGATGATGTGCTGACCGGTGGCGGCAATAGTGACACTCTGGAAGGCGGCATCGGTAGGGATACCCTCGAAGGCGGCGACGGGGCCGATAAGTTTTACTACGCAAGCGTGAGTGATATTACGGGGGCCTCAAATATTGATAAAGTGACAGATTTCGATCGCAGCCAAGGAGATCGATTTGAATTCAGTTTAGCCAATTTTACCAAGGATGGTTTTGCCTCTGTGGACGGGTATAGCGGAACATTGTCCGGAGGCGAGACCGGATCATATTTCATCTGGGACAATACGAATAAGCAGTTGATTTACGATGCCGATGTGGAAAGTGACGGATATGAAGTTGTTGCAGATGTTGATGGTCTCCAAGGTATGTTTGAAAGCGATATCGAGTTGATTGGAGGCGGGGGACCGTAA
- a CDS encoding FecR domain-containing protein, protein MPPEAGQESIGVVLAANGEVFLRSESGVRQVESGAEVFRGEELVTGSGSTAEVRFVDDTLLSQGADSVISLDDYVFDDSASDAELLFKMSQGTFRLVTGKIAEQNPDRFQVGTPLATIGIRGTTIVSEIMPGGGQKIGVEEIHAGKALLVQSISGEIRMIANARELVDIAMSGQLGTVRPMSVQEFNSFREIAPTAIRQEQEIQQQRQEEQQQDDPQDDPDQNPDEQGQDAQGGDGDVEGGETGGPAIPGQGVLDPGIGVVVAGGIGQVGPFAGGLGPDLPPGALAEIEGLAGEILGAINSGDINTAQNLLNNLQGEIDDVIDELIGSGETYTSSEGSDAQTYTSGDGTTFILGGSADNSYTGTSGADYYDGQGGNDYISGQMGNDVLHGGPGNDTVIGNEGNDVLRGGAGEDTISGNCDNDIIHGDGDDDTIYGGKGADSMYGGDGWDTVSFSDITPTLEPYINMNTGIASIDHVEDFFTNFEAVVGTDVDGVGDYIEGDGNDNDLFGLRGDDTLKGGAGDDRIEGGAGNDELYGGAGSDTISGGGGADTIDISGDSVTDKLIYYLPTDGADNVTGFTSGEDKFVFDSSNFTVGGTPYVQDNGYDGTTGSASGGQFIYDADTDGGKLWYDDDGDGGNAGVVIATGIGSTFNGATDIDFN, encoded by the coding sequence ATGCCTCCCGAAGCAGGTCAGGAATCAATCGGTGTAGTGCTCGCTGCCAACGGCGAGGTTTTTCTGCGTTCAGAATCAGGTGTCCGGCAGGTTGAGTCCGGAGCTGAAGTTTTCCGGGGCGAGGAGCTCGTTACCGGATCAGGCAGCACGGCGGAAGTCCGTTTCGTGGACGATACCCTGCTTTCGCAGGGTGCTGATTCCGTTATTTCACTTGATGATTATGTTTTCGATGACTCTGCTTCCGATGCTGAACTGCTCTTCAAGATGAGTCAGGGGACTTTTCGTCTGGTAACCGGAAAAATCGCAGAGCAGAACCCGGACCGTTTTCAGGTCGGAACTCCTCTTGCTACTATAGGCATTCGCGGCACAACCATTGTCAGTGAAATCATGCCCGGCGGCGGGCAGAAGATCGGTGTTGAAGAAATTCATGCCGGTAAGGCCCTGCTGGTCCAGTCCATAAGCGGCGAGATCAGGATGATCGCCAACGCCCGCGAGCTGGTTGATATCGCCATGTCCGGCCAGCTCGGCACAGTGCGCCCCATGAGCGTGCAGGAATTTAATTCTTTCCGTGAAATCGCGCCCACTGCTATCCGGCAGGAGCAGGAAATCCAGCAGCAGCGGCAGGAAGAACAGCAGCAGGATGATCCTCAGGACGATCCGGATCAGAATCCGGACGAGCAGGGACAGGATGCACAGGGCGGCGATGGTGATGTAGAAGGCGGCGAAACCGGAGGACCGGCTATTCCCGGTCAGGGTGTTCTTGATCCGGGTATCGGGGTGGTTGTCGCTGGCGGTATTGGTCAGGTCGGTCCGTTTGCAGGTGGTCTTGGACCGGATCTCCCCCCGGGTGCTTTGGCTGAGATCGAAGGTCTTGCCGGGGAGATTCTCGGTGCCATTAATTCCGGTGATATAAATACTGCCCAGAATTTGCTGAATAATCTTCAGGGTGAAATTGATGATGTAATTGATGAGCTGATTGGGAGTGGTGAGACTTATACAAGTTCTGAAGGTTCAGACGCACAGACTTATACCTCCGGTGACGGAACCACCTTTATCTTAGGCGGTTCAGCCGACAACTCTTATACCGGAACTTCGGGGGCTGACTATTACGATGGTCAGGGCGGTAATGACTATATCAGCGGGCAGATGGGTAATGATGTGCTCCATGGTGGCCCCGGCAATGATACTGTCATCGGCAATGAAGGCAATGACGTTCTACGCGGCGGAGCCGGGGAAGATACCATTTCAGGTAATTGCGATAATGACATAATCCATGGCGATGGTGATGACGATACTATTTATGGCGGTAAGGGTGCAGATTCCATGTATGGTGGAGACGGCTGGGATACCGTATCATTTTCAGACATAACTCCAACCCTTGAACCGTACATAAATATGAATACGGGGATTGCCTCCATCGACCATGTAGAAGATTTCTTTACTAACTTTGAAGCTGTGGTCGGAACTGATGTTGATGGTGTGGGGGATTATATAGAAGGGGATGGTAATGATAATGACCTTTTCGGTCTGAGAGGGGATGATACTTTGAAAGGCGGTGCCGGGGATGACCGTATTGAAGGCGGTGCCGGAAATGACGAACTGTACGGCGGTGCGGGAAGTGACACTATTTCCGGCGGCGGTGGAGCTGATACTATAGACATAAGTGGTGATTCTGTCACTGATAAGCTGATTTATTATTTACCTACTGACGGCGCAGACAATGTCACCGGTTTTACTTCCGGGGAAGACAAATTTGTCTTCGACAGCAGTAATTTTACCGTGGGCGGAACACCTTATGTTCAAGATAACGGCTATGATGGAACGACTGGTTCGGCAAGTGGTGGTCAGTTTATTTATGACGCTGATACTGATGGCGGCAAGCTCTGGTATGATGACGATGGAGACGGGGGAAATGCTGGAGTGGTTATAGCTACCGGCATAGGATCAACATTTAATGGTGCAACAGATATTGATTTTAATTGA